One part of the Archangium lipolyticum genome encodes these proteins:
- a CDS encoding GNAT family N-acetyltransferase, giving the protein MSDPLPLTLRLHRAITEVPRGAWDALLDDAARPFLEWAFLAALEESGSVGPHTGWHPRHLTLWQGSRLVAAAPAYLKDDSHGEFVADGAWATAAERLGVRYYPKLVLAVPFTPVTGRRLLVAPGEDRAAREQELARAALEYARAEGFSSVHVHFPTEAEATALEAAGYAVRLSVQYQWRNAGYGSFEDFLTRFHTHRRNQIRRELRAPAAQGLTLRTLRGEALAEVDPVDLHRLYVSTVDKYPWGRRLLTPGFFARMLSTFRQACELVEVRRDGRLVAGAFNLVGPRVLYGRYWGCFEEHPFLHFNACLYHPVAEAIARGLERFEPGSGGEHKLTRGFEPQPTWSAHLLFHPGVDRAVRSFLEHERAAVLAGLPRWRAETGFKRGPFVPPTR; this is encoded by the coding sequence ATGTCCGACCCGCTGCCGCTCACCCTGCGCCTCCATCGCGCCATCACCGAGGTACCCCGAGGGGCCTGGGACGCGCTGCTCGACGACGCGGCACGGCCCTTCCTGGAGTGGGCCTTCCTCGCGGCGTTGGAGGAGAGCGGCAGCGTGGGCCCCCACACCGGCTGGCACCCGCGCCACCTCACCCTGTGGCAGGGCTCCCGGCTGGTGGCGGCGGCCCCCGCGTACCTCAAGGACGACAGCCACGGTGAGTTCGTCGCCGATGGCGCCTGGGCCACCGCCGCCGAGCGGCTCGGGGTGCGCTACTACCCGAAGCTGGTGCTGGCCGTGCCCTTCACCCCCGTCACCGGACGCCGCCTGCTGGTGGCTCCAGGCGAGGATCGGGCGGCCCGGGAGCAGGAGCTCGCCCGCGCCGCCCTGGAGTACGCCCGCGCCGAGGGCTTCTCCAGCGTCCACGTGCACTTCCCCACCGAGGCCGAGGCCACCGCCCTGGAGGCCGCCGGCTATGCGGTGCGCCTGAGCGTCCAGTATCAATGGCGTAACGCCGGCTACGGCTCCTTCGAGGACTTCCTCACCCGCTTCCACACCCACCGGCGCAATCAGATCCGCCGCGAGCTGCGCGCCCCGGCCGCCCAGGGCCTCACCCTGCGGACGCTGCGCGGCGAGGCGCTGGCCGAGGTGGACCCCGTCGACCTCCATCGCCTCTACGTCTCCACGGTGGACAAGTACCCGTGGGGCCGGCGCCTCCTCACCCCGGGCTTCTTCGCGCGGATGCTGTCCACCTTCCGCCAGGCCTGCGAGCTGGTGGAGGTCCGCCGGGACGGACGCCTGGTGGCCGGGGCCTTCAACCTGGTGGGGCCCCGGGTGCTGTACGGCCGTTACTGGGGCTGCTTCGAGGAGCACCCCTTCCTCCACTTCAACGCCTGCCTCTACCACCCGGTGGCCGAGGCGATCGCCCGGGGATTGGAGCGCTTCGAGCCGGGCTCCGGCGGGGAGCACAAGCTCACCCGGGGCTTCGAGCCACAACCGACCTGGAGCGCTCACTTGCTATTCCACCCCGGGGTCGACCGGGCGGTACGCTCCTTCCTGGAGCACGAACGGGCAGCCGTGCTGGCTGGCCTGCCCCGGTGGCGAGCCGAAACAGGATTCAAGCGGGGGCCGTTCGTGCCCCCTACTCGTTAG
- a CDS encoding DUF2378 family protein — MESPSLPARTPSPVVQPRIPSSVFEGLFVRGLEPNSQLARALEAEGYDPRCPEVDYPVQVWKRCVALARDLVCGELGDADAYRLLGRKLTMGFAETLVGRVAAVALPMIGAARVVERLPRYLAMMGRPDLEVQLVSVGERARRVSIMDVHNRPELIAGALEVALERAHAQPLITVEDRSHQGFRLLVRW, encoded by the coding sequence ATGGAAAGTCCGAGTCTGCCGGCGAGGACCCCCAGCCCCGTCGTACAGCCCCGCATCCCCTCGAGTGTGTTCGAGGGGCTCTTCGTCCGGGGGCTGGAGCCGAACAGCCAGCTCGCCCGAGCGCTGGAAGCCGAGGGCTATGACCCGCGGTGTCCCGAGGTCGACTACCCGGTGCAGGTGTGGAAGCGGTGCGTCGCGCTCGCCAGGGACCTGGTCTGTGGCGAGCTCGGGGACGCGGACGCCTACCGGTTGCTCGGCCGCAAGCTGACCATGGGCTTCGCGGAGACGCTGGTGGGCCGGGTGGCCGCCGTGGCGCTGCCGATGATTGGCGCGGCGCGCGTGGTGGAGCGGCTGCCGCGCTACCTGGCGATGATGGGGCGGCCGGACCTGGAGGTGCAGCTGGTGTCCGTGGGCGAGCGCGCCCGGCGTGTCAGCATCATGGACGTGCACAACCGCCCCGAGCTCATCGCCGGTGCGCTGGAGGTCGCCCTGGAGCGGGCCCACGCCCAGCCCCTCATCACCGTCGAGGATCGCTCCCACCAGGGTTTCCGCCTCCTCGTCCGCTGGTAG
- a CDS encoding NifU family protein yields MSVNIQLEWTPNPSTLKYVVDRRLVSSGAVNITSKEAAEEKSPLALKLMGIQGVTAVMVGSNFVTVTKGEQGEWDELNDAVMATLDEHLGAGLPAVNEDVLAAARAAAAAGGSGGSVETRIQEILDGEIRPAVAQDGGDITLDRFEDGIVYLHMKGACAGCPSSTATLKMGIESRLRELVPEVTEVVSV; encoded by the coding sequence ATGTCGGTGAACATCCAACTCGAGTGGACGCCCAACCCCAGCACGCTGAAGTACGTGGTGGACCGGCGGCTCGTGTCGTCCGGGGCGGTGAACATCACGAGCAAGGAGGCGGCGGAGGAGAAGTCGCCGCTGGCGCTCAAGCTGATGGGCATCCAGGGCGTGACGGCGGTGATGGTGGGCAGCAACTTCGTCACCGTCACCAAGGGCGAGCAGGGTGAGTGGGACGAGCTGAACGACGCGGTGATGGCCACGCTGGACGAGCACCTGGGCGCGGGGCTGCCGGCGGTGAACGAGGACGTGCTCGCGGCGGCGCGCGCGGCGGCGGCGGCGGGAGGAAGCGGTGGCTCGGTGGAGACGCGCATCCAGGAGATCCTGGATGGGGAGATCCGCCCGGCGGTGGCGCAGGACGGTGGGGACATCACCCTGGACCGCTTCGAGGATGGAATCGTCTACCTGCACATGAAGGGCGCGTGCGCGGGCTGCCCCTCGTCCACGGCGACCTTGAAGATGGGCATCGAGTCACGGCTGCGTGAGCTCGTCCCCGAGGTCACCGAGGTGGTGTCCGTCTGA
- a CDS encoding class I SAM-dependent methyltransferase: MPDQSKELLRELHLLTREGNLNADALRKLKQVNHLVGLLKPAMEDVQSRHGAPVVVDAGSGNAYLGFILYEVFFKDAEAGTVLNVEGRPELTQRAKERAGRLGFGRMEFQTAHLETAQWPDRIHLLTALHACDTATDDALAVAIQKGSDHVAVVPCCQAEVATQLKESRQAVDPTLALLYQHAWHRREFGSHLTNVIRALTLEAFGYQVTVTELTGWEHSLKNELILGRRVHKENRQARAKLESLLGSFGVRPKLTRLLGVEPASRTAPTAG; the protein is encoded by the coding sequence TTGCCGGACCAGTCCAAGGAGCTCCTGCGTGAGCTGCACCTGCTCACGCGCGAGGGGAACCTCAACGCGGATGCCCTGCGCAAGCTCAAGCAGGTGAACCACCTGGTGGGCCTGCTCAAGCCGGCGATGGAGGACGTGCAGTCCAGGCACGGGGCGCCGGTGGTGGTGGACGCGGGCAGCGGCAACGCGTACCTGGGGTTCATCCTGTACGAGGTGTTCTTCAAGGACGCCGAGGCGGGGACGGTGCTGAACGTCGAGGGGCGGCCGGAGCTGACGCAGCGGGCGAAGGAGCGCGCCGGGCGGCTGGGCTTCGGGCGGATGGAGTTCCAGACGGCGCACCTGGAGACGGCGCAGTGGCCGGATCGCATCCACCTGCTCACGGCGCTGCACGCGTGCGACACGGCGACGGATGACGCGCTGGCGGTGGCCATCCAGAAGGGCTCGGACCACGTGGCGGTGGTGCCGTGCTGCCAGGCGGAGGTGGCCACGCAGCTCAAGGAGAGCCGGCAGGCGGTGGACCCGACGCTGGCACTGCTCTACCAGCACGCGTGGCACCGGCGCGAGTTCGGCAGCCACCTCACCAACGTCATCCGCGCGTTGACGCTGGAGGCCTTCGGCTACCAGGTGACGGTGACGGAGCTGACGGGCTGGGAGCACTCGCTGAAGAACGAGCTGATCCTGGGCCGGCGGGTGCACAAGGAGAACCGGCAGGCGCGCGCGAAGCTGGAGTCGCTGCTGGGCTCCTTCGGGGTGCGGCCCAAGCTGACGCGGTTGCTGGGCGTGGAGCCCGCGTCGCGCACGGCGCCCACCGCTGGCTGA
- a CDS encoding serine/threonine protein kinase → MHETTTFFRPEALPSGTDIGQWRVVEPLGVGGYGAVYRVEDIHHPRLPLALKVALRREDPRAQREAVLLMEQAVHPNVVRFHGCGRWPDPKGHTFHVMDLVPGPPLDRWAETLNPSFLQFAEAGAKLAGALGELHGRGVLHRDVKPENILIREPDGEPVLVDFGIGTYAGATSLTSTPLPPGTTHLRSPEAMRFWVERGKLPGASYEVGAADDLYALGVSLYRAVTGHYPFPPELLGDLLPLAITRNRPHAPRDFNRRVPQALSDVLVRMLAKNPRERYATGAEVRDALVEAASFGRRAAWEASLFEWEPVPAREAGEAPGRRIRRPAFPTSPMTVTEPGVRLLEGGSSVRRRRRGAPAPAPEARQASGRALPGRALVGVLGLGLALPGIWVVLGNKAPAPLPPEPVFRGGEVARAPEPSDAGSAAAPLPLESTPAAAAPVEARAMKGAPMKKPQQMTPDASPQREPGSAGKALGTAACVGLACASAQTRPASTDCPPESRIVMRELRLAWGDGPSIITDIQQDKPTPDQPYTTVRSGSIVSRTRNDRGLLPRGTLLFGELFTEGPRVYGRYERAQTPDGKEYPVCFILGNVDAQGEEKLPGSRPGAARIPGFPFVTAVKRFVYKEPGENTKQDE, encoded by the coding sequence ATGCACGAGACGACAACCTTCTTCCGGCCCGAGGCCCTCCCCTCCGGAACAGACATAGGCCAGTGGCGCGTGGTGGAGCCCCTGGGCGTGGGCGGCTACGGCGCCGTCTACCGGGTGGAGGACATCCACCACCCCCGCCTGCCGCTCGCCCTCAAGGTGGCGCTGCGCCGCGAGGATCCGCGGGCCCAACGCGAGGCAGTGCTGTTGATGGAGCAGGCGGTCCACCCCAACGTGGTGCGCTTCCACGGCTGCGGGCGCTGGCCGGACCCGAAGGGCCACACCTTCCACGTGATGGACCTGGTGCCCGGCCCACCGCTGGACCGGTGGGCCGAGACGCTCAACCCCTCCTTCCTCCAGTTCGCCGAGGCGGGGGCGAAGCTGGCCGGGGCGCTCGGGGAGCTCCACGGCCGGGGCGTGCTGCACCGAGACGTGAAGCCGGAGAACATCCTCATCCGCGAGCCGGACGGAGAGCCGGTGCTGGTGGACTTCGGCATTGGCACCTACGCGGGCGCGACCTCGCTCACCTCCACGCCCCTGCCACCGGGCACGACCCACCTGCGCAGCCCCGAGGCCATGCGCTTCTGGGTGGAGCGGGGCAAGCTCCCGGGAGCCTCGTACGAGGTGGGCGCCGCGGATGACCTGTACGCGCTCGGCGTGAGCCTGTACCGGGCGGTGACGGGGCACTACCCCTTCCCGCCCGAACTGCTGGGCGATCTGCTCCCGCTGGCCATCACGAGGAACCGGCCGCACGCGCCCCGGGACTTCAACCGACGGGTGCCCCAGGCACTGAGCGATGTGCTGGTGCGCATGCTGGCCAAGAATCCCCGGGAGCGCTACGCCACGGGAGCCGAGGTGCGCGATGCACTGGTGGAGGCGGCGTCCTTCGGCCGGCGCGCGGCGTGGGAGGCGAGCCTCTTCGAGTGGGAGCCCGTCCCGGCACGCGAGGCGGGAGAGGCACCGGGACGGCGCATCCGCCGGCCTGCCTTCCCCACCAGCCCGATGACGGTCACCGAGCCCGGAGTGCGGCTCCTCGAGGGAGGCTCCTCCGTCCGGCGGCGGAGAAGAGGAGCACCCGCACCGGCCCCGGAGGCGCGCCAGGCCTCGGGCCGGGCACTTCCCGGGAGAGCCCTGGTCGGGGTGCTGGGGCTCGGGCTCGCACTGCCCGGCATCTGGGTGGTGCTGGGAAACAAGGCCCCCGCTCCGCTCCCACCGGAGCCCGTGTTCCGAGGCGGCGAAGTGGCGCGAGCGCCGGAACCCTCCGATGCTGGGTCGGCCGCGGCCCCACTACCTTTGGAGTCAACCCCCGCGGCTGCCGCCCCCGTGGAGGCACGAGCCATGAAAGGCGCTCCCATGAAGAAGCCCCAACAGATGACCCCTGATGCATCCCCCCAGCGCGAGCCCGGCTCCGCGGGCAAGGCCCTCGGCACCGCCGCCTGCGTGGGCCTGGCCTGTGCCAGTGCCCAGACGCGCCCCGCCAGTACCGACTGCCCTCCCGAGTCTCGCATCGTGATGAGAGAGCTCCGTCTGGCCTGGGGGGACGGCCCGAGCATCATCACCGACATCCAGCAGGACAAGCCGACCCCGGACCAGCCGTACACCACAGTCCGCTCCGGCTCCATCGTCAGCAGGACACGCAATGACAGGGGCCTGCTCCCACGGGGCACGCTGCTCTTCGGCGAGCTCTTCACCGAGGGCCCCCGCGTCTACGGCCGCTACGAGAGAGCCCAGACGCCCGACGGCAAGGAGTACCCCGTGTGCTTCATCCTGGGCAACGTGGACGCGCAGGGGGAAGAGAAGCTCCCGGGCTCCCGGCCAGGGGCCGCCCGCATCCCGGGCTTCCCGTTCGTCACCGCCGTCAAGCGCTTCGTCTACAAGGAGCCGGGCGAGAACACGAAGCAGGACGAGTAG
- a CDS encoding DUF2381 family protein: MTLALTRRALCLLPLVGTASAVAQPRLLSDPRLEARALVLPDSPTAPAPTVRAAPGYTTVLEFDAAIDPDSLSVEGREERFALVEVTTRMVVLRPALALPEDRPLLLKVGFADGLPPTHATLALVPATTQVDAQVRVIRHPRSVPALESELEAMRARCEAGNLVKLALSGELQGGVTHERLPSALLSSEVEVVAHDVYRTLAHALVTVQLKLAPGAQSWAPGEAWLRDATGQVLRRLPVWMDGTWLQPGEARFLAVELEPPSRPTRPRWSLELRERDGERHLALAPFTL, encoded by the coding sequence GTGACCCTGGCCCTCACGCGCCGCGCCCTGTGTCTGTTGCCCCTGGTGGGTACCGCCTCGGCGGTGGCCCAGCCGCGTCTCCTCTCCGACCCCAGGCTCGAGGCCCGCGCCCTCGTGCTCCCCGACAGCCCCACCGCTCCCGCGCCCACGGTGCGCGCCGCTCCCGGCTACACCACCGTGCTCGAGTTCGATGCGGCGATCGACCCGGACTCGCTCTCGGTGGAAGGAAGGGAGGAGCGCTTCGCCCTCGTGGAGGTGACCACCCGCATGGTGGTGCTGCGCCCGGCCCTCGCGCTGCCCGAGGACAGGCCCCTGCTGCTCAAGGTGGGCTTCGCGGATGGCCTGCCGCCCACCCACGCCACGCTCGCGCTCGTGCCCGCCACCACCCAGGTGGATGCGCAGGTGCGGGTGATTCGCCACCCGCGCTCGGTGCCAGCGCTCGAGTCCGAGCTGGAGGCGATGCGCGCCCGGTGCGAGGCGGGCAACCTCGTCAAGCTCGCGCTCTCGGGGGAGCTCCAGGGGGGCGTGACCCACGAGCGGCTGCCGTCCGCGCTCTTGTCGAGCGAGGTGGAGGTGGTCGCTCACGACGTCTACCGCACGCTCGCCCATGCCTTGGTGACCGTGCAGCTCAAGCTCGCCCCGGGAGCCCAGTCCTGGGCGCCCGGCGAGGCGTGGCTGCGGGACGCGACGGGCCAGGTGCTCCGGCGGCTGCCCGTATGGATGGACGGAACGTGGCTCCAACCCGGAGAGGCCCGCTTCCTCGCCGTGGAGCTGGAGCCTCCCTCGCGGCCAACGCGGCCGCGCTGGAGCCTGGAGCTGCGCGAGCGTGACGGTGAGCGCCACCTGGCCCTCGCCCCCTTCACCCTCTGA
- a CDS encoding ferredoxin reductase domain-containing protein, protein MSATVTTARNRPREYEVTVTDVRLETHDTATLYLDFGPERPEYRAGQFLNLDPHQFHALGRFATYLQEQKGRKEPARSYSLASAPHESLVAITVKDEDYIPGFTRYPPLLSPYLVHAPLTGSKMRVLGFMGPYVLPDDVEERTDHLVHIVAGSGAVPNFAIIKDALHRGLKPRHTVICSNKTWGDILYREAFEALERAHPGKLRVVHTLTRETDESRFGPAVRKGRIGEALLREFLPDHATCLIYVCGPAITPWDRKKALETRTPATPRFMETVLGHLHDLGIEDKRIKRESYG, encoded by the coding sequence ATGAGCGCAACCGTGACGACCGCCCGGAACCGCCCCCGGGAGTACGAAGTGACGGTGACCGACGTGCGCCTGGAGACGCACGACACCGCCACCCTGTATCTGGACTTCGGCCCGGAGCGCCCCGAGTACCGCGCCGGCCAGTTCCTCAACCTGGATCCGCACCAGTTCCACGCGCTCGGCCGGTTCGCCACCTATCTCCAGGAGCAGAAGGGGCGCAAGGAGCCCGCGCGCTCGTACTCGCTCGCCTCCGCCCCTCACGAGTCCCTGGTGGCCATCACCGTGAAGGACGAGGACTACATCCCCGGCTTCACCCGCTACCCGCCCCTGCTCTCGCCCTACCTGGTCCACGCCCCGCTCACCGGCTCGAAGATGCGCGTGCTGGGCTTCATGGGTCCCTACGTGCTGCCGGATGACGTGGAGGAGCGCACGGACCACCTCGTCCACATCGTCGCTGGCTCCGGCGCGGTGCCCAACTTCGCCATCATCAAGGACGCCCTGCACCGGGGTCTCAAGCCGCGTCACACCGTCATCTGCTCCAACAAGACGTGGGGTGACATCCTCTACCGGGAAGCCTTCGAGGCGCTCGAGCGCGCGCACCCGGGGAAGCTGCGCGTGGTGCACACGCTCACCCGCGAGACGGACGAGTCCCGCTTCGGACCCGCCGTGCGCAAGGGCCGCATCGGCGAGGCGCTGCTGCGGGAGTTCCTCCCGGACCACGCCACGTGCCTCATCTACGTGTGCGGCCCGGCGATCACCCCGTGGGACCGGAAGAAGGCGCTGGAGACGCGCACGCCGGCCACGCCGCGCTTCATGGAGACGGTGCTCGGCCACCTCCATGACCTCGGCATCGAGGACAAGCGCATCAAGCGGGAGTCGTACGGGTAG
- a CDS encoding THUMP domain-containing class I SAM-dependent RNA methyltransferase produces MPLQVTNVQQREHIFVSALPGLEPALESEAGVLGFSPRRVEGGVELTGAPGLHQEANLRLRTASRVLLRLGRFPAPDAGALARGLAGLPLSSVWDGRAVPRLSVALHRARFKGPDAVLAAAARAWGLSSVERAGVLDEESSEGLTLLVRLEGDTCTVSADTSGEPLHRRGYRQEVSRAPLRETLAAGILVLAGYDGVEPLVDPMCGSGTFLIEGAWMSRRRAPGLERAFAFERFPGFDAADWGARKARAEAESLPAPRSALRGYDINAGALGTARRNARRAGVTLTLERQDVRTLAAPAGLGPGLVVVNPPYGKRVGEAEDLPGLYRALGATFRRAFTGWRAAVLVPEDTGLIRALGLPEERNLPVRNGGLRCRLLLCTLR; encoded by the coding sequence ATGCCGCTTCAGGTGACGAACGTCCAACAGAGGGAGCACATCTTCGTCTCGGCGCTGCCGGGGCTCGAGCCCGCCCTGGAGTCCGAGGCGGGTGTCCTGGGCTTTTCACCCCGGCGGGTGGAGGGCGGGGTGGAGCTCACGGGTGCGCCGGGGCTGCACCAGGAGGCCAACCTGCGCCTGCGCACGGCGAGCCGGGTCCTGCTGCGGCTGGGGCGCTTCCCCGCGCCGGATGCCGGGGCGCTCGCCAGGGGCCTGGCGGGGCTGCCCCTGTCCTCGGTGTGGGACGGGCGGGCGGTACCGAGGCTCTCGGTGGCCCTGCACCGCGCGCGCTTCAAGGGGCCGGACGCGGTGCTGGCCGCCGCGGCGCGGGCCTGGGGGTTGTCCTCGGTGGAGCGCGCGGGCGTGCTGGACGAGGAGTCCTCCGAGGGCCTCACCCTGCTGGTGCGGCTGGAAGGCGACACGTGCACGGTGAGCGCGGACACCAGCGGGGAGCCGCTGCACCGGCGGGGGTACCGGCAGGAGGTGAGCCGGGCGCCCCTGCGCGAGACGCTCGCCGCGGGCATCCTCGTGCTGGCCGGGTATGACGGGGTGGAGCCGCTGGTGGATCCGATGTGCGGCTCGGGCACGTTCCTCATCGAGGGCGCGTGGATGTCCCGGCGGCGGGCGCCGGGGCTCGAGCGTGCCTTCGCCTTCGAGCGCTTCCCCGGCTTCGACGCGGCCGACTGGGGTGCACGCAAGGCGAGGGCGGAGGCGGAGTCCCTGCCCGCGCCGCGCTCGGCGCTCCGGGGCTACGACATCAACGCGGGAGCGCTGGGGACGGCCCGGCGCAACGCACGGCGCGCGGGAGTGACGCTCACGCTGGAGCGCCAGGACGTGCGCACGCTGGCGGCACCCGCGGGGCTGGGGCCCGGCCTGGTGGTGGTGAATCCGCCCTATGGCAAGCGGGTGGGTGAGGCGGAGGATCTGCCGGGGCTCTACCGGGCGCTGGGCGCCACGTTCCGGCGGGCCTTCACGGGCTGGCGTGCCGCGGTGCTCGTCCCGGAGGACACGGGCCTCATCCGCGCGCTGGGGCTGCCCGAGGAGCGGAACCTCCCGGTGCGCAACGGAGGCCTGCGCTGCCGCCTCCTGCTGTGCACGTTGCGCTGA
- a CDS encoding ATP-binding protein, with protein MSDTAEYRPLDGLPVPALVVRGDQVVHANPALLSLLGLGLEEVRATPVARLLARAAPSDRAWLEPLHPENALGKMAADTLWLRVRVAGGQERTFCMRRGSGLRPEDTLLMLLDAEGEASMRRLIDALVTASSEMVRCRDEQAVLEMVVETIHRQGFYISVMLVEGDTLRHGPMRHEPAAVAAAEKLYGCPISEVRFPLSSVPHLEDVFTQRKAAFHQDIFLALQRFHSPEVLELLKRTYTARRALDAPLFVEGAPYGVLSVQGEALTPASAATLELFARQVGGALENVRHHRLAAARLAEVSRLQAELVAQERLTVLGEAAGVVAHEVRNPLSAILNVVAVLKRDTLGPVSASAVEMLEEEATRLDAMVRDLLDVVRPLEPRPRTLHAGELAQRTLELFQERRQLGGVRVSLDEEPDLPTLQADETLLQLAMENLVRNAVQSSPPRGEVRMAVGRVPEGILITVEDEGPGVAPADAQRIFEPFFTTRATGTGLGLAVVRRVVLAHGGTVSVGQRPGGGARFELRLPLHLESRPLPPSR; from the coding sequence GTGTCCGACACGGCTGAGTACCGGCCGCTCGATGGGCTCCCGGTACCGGCCCTGGTGGTGCGTGGCGACCAGGTGGTCCACGCCAACCCGGCGCTGCTGTCGCTGCTCGGCCTCGGCCTGGAGGAGGTGCGTGCCACCCCCGTGGCGCGGCTGCTGGCCCGCGCCGCCCCCTCGGACCGCGCGTGGCTGGAGCCGCTCCACCCGGAGAACGCGCTCGGGAAGATGGCCGCGGACACGCTGTGGCTGCGCGTGCGCGTGGCCGGCGGCCAGGAGCGGACGTTCTGCATGCGCCGGGGCAGCGGGTTGAGGCCCGAGGACACGCTGCTGATGCTGCTCGACGCCGAGGGCGAGGCCAGCATGCGGCGGCTCATCGACGCGCTCGTCACGGCCTCCAGTGAGATGGTGCGCTGCCGCGACGAGCAGGCCGTGCTGGAGATGGTCGTGGAGACCATCCACCGGCAGGGCTTCTACATCTCGGTGATGCTGGTGGAGGGGGACACGCTCCGTCATGGGCCCATGCGGCACGAGCCGGCCGCGGTGGCCGCCGCCGAGAAGCTCTACGGATGCCCCATCTCCGAGGTGCGCTTCCCGCTCTCGAGCGTGCCGCACCTCGAGGACGTCTTCACCCAGCGCAAGGCGGCCTTCCACCAGGACATCTTCCTCGCGCTCCAGCGCTTCCACAGCCCGGAAGTGCTGGAGCTGCTGAAGCGCACGTACACGGCCCGGCGCGCCCTGGACGCCCCCCTCTTCGTGGAGGGAGCGCCCTACGGAGTGCTGTCGGTGCAGGGCGAGGCGCTCACGCCAGCGAGCGCGGCCACGCTGGAGCTGTTCGCGCGGCAGGTGGGCGGGGCGTTGGAGAACGTGCGCCACCACCGGCTCGCCGCCGCGCGTCTGGCCGAGGTGTCGCGGCTGCAGGCGGAGCTGGTGGCGCAGGAGCGGCTGACGGTGCTCGGCGAGGCCGCGGGCGTGGTGGCCCACGAGGTGCGCAACCCCCTGAGCGCCATCCTCAACGTGGTGGCGGTGCTGAAGCGGGACACGCTGGGCCCCGTCAGCGCGAGCGCGGTGGAGATGTTGGAGGAGGAGGCCACGCGGCTGGATGCGATGGTGCGCGACCTGCTGGACGTGGTGCGCCCGCTGGAGCCCCGGCCGCGCACGCTCCACGCGGGTGAGCTGGCGCAGCGCACGCTGGAGCTCTTCCAGGAGCGGCGGCAGCTCGGCGGCGTACGGGTGTCGCTGGACGAGGAGCCGGACCTGCCCACGCTCCAGGCGGACGAGACGCTGTTGCAGCTCGCGATGGAGAACCTGGTGCGCAACGCGGTGCAGTCCTCGCCCCCGCGAGGCGAGGTGCGCATGGCGGTGGGGCGTGTACCGGAGGGCATCCTCATCACCGTGGAGGACGAGGGCCCGGGCGTCGCCCCGGCGGATGCCCAGCGCATCTTCGAGCCCTTCTTCACCACGCGCGCCACGGGCACCGGACTGGGACTGGCCGTGGTGCGCCGGGTGGTGCTGGCCCATGGCGGCACGGTGTCGGTGGGCCAGCGGCCCGGAGGAGGCGCGCGCTTCGAGCTGCGGCTGCCCCTCCACCTGGAGTCCAGGCCCCTTCCCCCCTCGAGGTGA
- a CDS encoding TIGR02266 family protein: MSNYWIGDSIGRVLGPLTLQALRELIGSGRLKAVTRASRDGTSWLPIEQLNEVKDLLSANAAKAQPANELQQAERLRQQLRQMQNMPAHQLFGVQPTAPLEELRGAFFRVAKRFSPEHHSPDTHPELRKAAAEVYELLARRMREAEASAPARPAPQPGARGATAQMSRAAQQAPAYSYSAEEFVGMQVRNDRLQIAIKVTARNVGMFTDHRIINIQAGGMFLPTDNPLKLGTRVDLVLDFEQQQRQIKLRSSVIWEYTLDDGKQPRGYGLGLADLRPEERSFVDEFLRNSRVPATTSSG, encoded by the coding sequence GTGTCGAACTACTGGATTGGAGACTCCATTGGTCGCGTGCTGGGGCCCCTGACGCTCCAGGCGCTGCGTGAGCTCATCGGCTCGGGGCGGCTCAAGGCCGTCACCCGCGCCTCGCGTGATGGCACCTCGTGGCTGCCCATCGAGCAGCTCAACGAGGTGAAGGATCTGCTGAGCGCGAACGCGGCCAAGGCCCAACCGGCCAACGAGCTGCAGCAGGCCGAGCGGCTGCGGCAGCAGCTGCGCCAGATGCAGAACATGCCCGCGCACCAGCTCTTCGGCGTGCAGCCGACCGCGCCCCTGGAGGAGCTGCGCGGCGCCTTCTTCCGGGTGGCGAAGCGCTTCTCACCGGAGCACCACTCGCCCGACACCCACCCCGAGCTGCGCAAGGCCGCCGCCGAGGTGTACGAGCTGCTCGCGCGCCGCATGCGCGAAGCGGAGGCCAGTGCTCCCGCGCGTCCCGCCCCGCAGCCCGGAGCACGGGGGGCCACGGCCCAGATGTCGCGCGCGGCCCAGCAGGCCCCGGCCTACAGCTACTCGGCCGAGGAGTTCGTCGGGATGCAGGTGCGCAACGACAGGCTCCAGATCGCCATCAAGGTGACCGCGCGCAACGTGGGCATGTTCACCGACCACCGCATCATCAACATCCAGGCCGGTGGCATGTTCCTGCCCACGGACAATCCGTTGAAGCTGGGAACGCGCGTGGACCTGGTGCTCGACTTCGAGCAGCAGCAGCGTCAAATCAAGCTGCGCAGCTCCGTCATCTGGGAGTACACGCTGGATGACGGCAAGCAGCCGCGCGGGTATGGGCTCGGCCTGGCGGATCTCCGCCCGGAGGAGCGGTCCTTCGTGGACGAGTTCCTGCGCAACAGCCGTGTCCCGGCCACTACATCATCCGGCTGA